One window of the Panulirus ornatus isolate Po-2019 chromosome 12, ASM3632096v1, whole genome shotgun sequence genome contains the following:
- the LOC139751999 gene encoding SOSS complex subunit B1 isoform X3, translated as MIIFPINSFCSNMDFLYTPIRDLKPGMKNLRLVFIVLEIGRPNVTKENHEVRSVKVADRTGSINISLWDEPGQLLQPGDIVNLTKGYVSVFKNCLTLYVGKGGDLQKVNEFCMQFSEQPNMSEPNPELVVPNKAICGSGDSGSGGTRGSGSQGASGNSSGSPLVDSVRDPRLQKPSTNGGNMDPRGGGGSSVTASNGHHNAGGRHVVGNSTASSNSSKNRNHTQTNRQTSKRQIIHE; from the exons ATGATAATATTCCCCATAAACTCTTTCTGCAGCAACATGGATTTCCTCTACACACCTATTCGAGATTTGAAGCCTGGGATGAAGAATTTGCGACTTGTCTTTATTGTGTTAGAAATAG GTCGACCAAATGTGACAAAAGAAAATCATGAAGTACGATCAGTGAAAGTGGCAGATCGGACTGGCTCAATCAACATATCATTGTGGGATGAACCGGGTCAGCTGTTGCAG CCTGGAGATATCGTTAATTTGACTAAAGGCTATGTCAGTGTCTTCAAAAATTGCTTAACATTATATGTTGGCAAAGGTGGTGATTTGCAGAAAGTCAATGA GTTTTGTATGCAGTTTTCTGAACAGCCAAATATGTCTGAGCCAAACCCAGAACTTGTGGTCCCAAACAAAGCAatatgtggtagtggtgattCTGGAAGTGGTGGCACAAGAGGCTCTGGGTCACAGGGAGCCTCAGGAAACTCAAGTGGAAGCCCACTTGTAGACTCTGTACGTGATCCAAGATTACAGAAACCCAGCACAAATGGTGGAAACATGGATCCacgtggaggagggggaagcagTGTAACAGCTTCCAATGGTCACCACAATGCAGGAGGAAGACATGTGGTGGGTAATTCCACTGCTTCCTCAAATTCCAGTAAAAATCgaaatcacacacaaacaaatagacAGACTTCTAAGAGGCAGATCATCCATGAATGA
- the LOC139751999 gene encoding SOSS complex subunit B1 isoform X4 yields the protein MDFLYTPIRDLKPGMKNLRLVFIVLEIGRPNVTKENHEVRSVKVADRTGSINISLWDEPGQLLQPGDIVNLTKGYVSVFKNCLTLYVGKGGDLQKVNEFCMQFSEQPNMSEPNPELVVPNKAICGSGDSGSGGTRGSGSQGASGNSSGSPLVDSVRDPRLQKPSTNGGNMDPRGGGGSSVTASNGHHNAGGRHVVGNSTASSNSSKNRNHTQTNRQTSKRQIIHE from the exons ATGGATTTCCTCTACACACCTATTCGAGATTTGAAGCCTGGGATGAAGAATTTGCGACTTGTCTTTATTGTGTTAGAAATAG GTCGACCAAATGTGACAAAAGAAAATCATGAAGTACGATCAGTGAAAGTGGCAGATCGGACTGGCTCAATCAACATATCATTGTGGGATGAACCGGGTCAGCTGTTGCAG CCTGGAGATATCGTTAATTTGACTAAAGGCTATGTCAGTGTCTTCAAAAATTGCTTAACATTATATGTTGGCAAAGGTGGTGATTTGCAGAAAGTCAATGA GTTTTGTATGCAGTTTTCTGAACAGCCAAATATGTCTGAGCCAAACCCAGAACTTGTGGTCCCAAACAAAGCAatatgtggtagtggtgattCTGGAAGTGGTGGCACAAGAGGCTCTGGGTCACAGGGAGCCTCAGGAAACTCAAGTGGAAGCCCACTTGTAGACTCTGTACGTGATCCAAGATTACAGAAACCCAGCACAAATGGTGGAAACATGGATCCacgtggaggagggggaagcagTGTAACAGCTTCCAATGGTCACCACAATGCAGGAGGAAGACATGTGGTGGGTAATTCCACTGCTTCCTCAAATTCCAGTAAAAATCgaaatcacacacaaacaaatagacAGACTTCTAAGAGGCAGATCATCCATGAATGA
- the LOC139751999 gene encoding SOSS complex subunit B1 isoform X1 has translation MANHRKQSDGARNMDFLYTPIRDLKPGMKNLRLVFIVLEIGRPNVTKENHEVRSVKVADRTGSINISLWDEPGQLLQPGDIVNLTKGYVSVFKNCLTLYVGKGGDLQKVNEFCMQFSEQPNMSEPNPELVVPNKAICGSGDSGSGGTRGSGSQGASGNSSGSPLVDSVRDPRLQKPSTNGGNMDPRGGGGSSVTASNGHHNAGGRHVVGNSTASSNSSKNRNHTQTNRQTSKRQIIHE, from the exons CAACATGGATTTCCTCTACACACCTATTCGAGATTTGAAGCCTGGGATGAAGAATTTGCGACTTGTCTTTATTGTGTTAGAAATAG GTCGACCAAATGTGACAAAAGAAAATCATGAAGTACGATCAGTGAAAGTGGCAGATCGGACTGGCTCAATCAACATATCATTGTGGGATGAACCGGGTCAGCTGTTGCAG CCTGGAGATATCGTTAATTTGACTAAAGGCTATGTCAGTGTCTTCAAAAATTGCTTAACATTATATGTTGGCAAAGGTGGTGATTTGCAGAAAGTCAATGA GTTTTGTATGCAGTTTTCTGAACAGCCAAATATGTCTGAGCCAAACCCAGAACTTGTGGTCCCAAACAAAGCAatatgtggtagtggtgattCTGGAAGTGGTGGCACAAGAGGCTCTGGGTCACAGGGAGCCTCAGGAAACTCAAGTGGAAGCCCACTTGTAGACTCTGTACGTGATCCAAGATTACAGAAACCCAGCACAAATGGTGGAAACATGGATCCacgtggaggagggggaagcagTGTAACAGCTTCCAATGGTCACCACAATGCAGGAGGAAGACATGTGGTGGGTAATTCCACTGCTTCCTCAAATTCCAGTAAAAATCgaaatcacacacaaacaaatagacAGACTTCTAAGAGGCAGATCATCCATGAATGA
- the LOC139751999 gene encoding SOSS complex subunit B1 isoform X2 has product MNSSSDSSTIDNMDFLYTPIRDLKPGMKNLRLVFIVLEIGRPNVTKENHEVRSVKVADRTGSINISLWDEPGQLLQPGDIVNLTKGYVSVFKNCLTLYVGKGGDLQKVNEFCMQFSEQPNMSEPNPELVVPNKAICGSGDSGSGGTRGSGSQGASGNSSGSPLVDSVRDPRLQKPSTNGGNMDPRGGGGSSVTASNGHHNAGGRHVVGNSTASSNSSKNRNHTQTNRQTSKRQIIHE; this is encoded by the exons CAACATGGATTTCCTCTACACACCTATTCGAGATTTGAAGCCTGGGATGAAGAATTTGCGACTTGTCTTTATTGTGTTAGAAATAG GTCGACCAAATGTGACAAAAGAAAATCATGAAGTACGATCAGTGAAAGTGGCAGATCGGACTGGCTCAATCAACATATCATTGTGGGATGAACCGGGTCAGCTGTTGCAG CCTGGAGATATCGTTAATTTGACTAAAGGCTATGTCAGTGTCTTCAAAAATTGCTTAACATTATATGTTGGCAAAGGTGGTGATTTGCAGAAAGTCAATGA GTTTTGTATGCAGTTTTCTGAACAGCCAAATATGTCTGAGCCAAACCCAGAACTTGTGGTCCCAAACAAAGCAatatgtggtagtggtgattCTGGAAGTGGTGGCACAAGAGGCTCTGGGTCACAGGGAGCCTCAGGAAACTCAAGTGGAAGCCCACTTGTAGACTCTGTACGTGATCCAAGATTACAGAAACCCAGCACAAATGGTGGAAACATGGATCCacgtggaggagggggaagcagTGTAACAGCTTCCAATGGTCACCACAATGCAGGAGGAAGACATGTGGTGGGTAATTCCACTGCTTCCTCAAATTCCAGTAAAAATCgaaatcacacacaaacaaatagacAGACTTCTAAGAGGCAGATCATCCATGAATGA